The Mycolicibacterium flavescens genome has a segment encoding these proteins:
- a CDS encoding protein of uncharacterised function DUF222: MFEEASDADLVTLMGEEAREEAAATGRRLSLVGELCARRHPEMVGAEFYVADAISAVAAEISAVHNISHARAVSQVEMALSLRDRLPQVLRRFRRGVIDYRMVSTIIARTQNVDDEVMVGLDEALAWRVEKWMKLSKPKLRDRIDVFIAEFDPAAVRVPPETDRHRYVEINPGDVAGMALMSAQLRAEDGAALDAGLDALAATVCDNDPRTKAQRRADACGPLGRREATLACQCGLDDCPAAGRRAEAAAAVVHVLAEQGTVEGTSARPGYLPGFGVLPAESVRELARNADLKPVIVPSADDAARAGYRPGARLTEFLQWRDVTCRWPGCDKPVWGCDVDHTVPWPYGPTHPSNTKHYCRIHHLIKTFYSGSGGWREEQLPDGTVVLTAPTGHRYRSEPHGASMFPVLRQPTGVIRATAPPPNDSAERMAMMPRRRQTREQVRRERIDTERRRRSELIGEEQRQHQAWLAANYKPPPF; the protein is encoded by the coding sequence ATGTTCGAAGAGGCTTCGGATGCGGACTTGGTCACCTTGATGGGTGAGGAGGCGCGTGAGGAGGCCGCGGCGACGGGACGGCGGTTGTCGTTGGTGGGGGAGTTGTGCGCGCGGCGTCACCCCGAGATGGTTGGAGCCGAGTTCTATGTCGCTGATGCGATCTCGGCGGTAGCAGCTGAGATCTCGGCGGTGCACAACATCAGCCACGCCCGGGCGGTGAGTCAGGTCGAGATGGCCCTGAGCCTGCGGGATCGGCTTCCGCAGGTGTTGCGGAGGTTTCGTCGGGGGGTGATCGACTATCGGATGGTGTCGACGATTATCGCGCGCACCCAGAACGTCGATGACGAGGTGATGGTGGGCCTGGATGAGGCGTTGGCCTGGCGGGTTGAGAAGTGGATGAAGCTGTCCAAACCCAAACTGCGTGATCGCATCGATGTGTTCATCGCCGAGTTCGATCCGGCCGCGGTGCGCGTGCCGCCCGAAACCGACAGGCACCGCTATGTCGAGATCAATCCTGGCGACGTCGCGGGGATGGCCTTGATGTCTGCACAGCTCCGTGCTGAAGATGGCGCCGCGCTCGATGCTGGGTTGGATGCGTTGGCGGCCACGGTGTGTGACAACGATCCGCGCACCAAGGCCCAGCGCCGCGCTGATGCGTGCGGGCCGCTGGGGCGCCGGGAAGCCACACTGGCCTGCCAGTGCGGGCTCGACGATTGCCCGGCGGCTGGGCGGCGGGCGGAGGCGGCTGCCGCGGTGGTCCATGTGCTGGCTGAGCAGGGCACCGTGGAGGGCACCAGCGCCAGACCGGGATATCTGCCCGGTTTCGGGGTTCTGCCTGCCGAGTCGGTGCGTGAGCTGGCGCGCAACGCCGATCTCAAGCCGGTGATCGTGCCCTCGGCCGATGACGCTGCGCGCGCCGGGTATCGTCCCGGCGCCAGGTTGACCGAGTTCTTGCAGTGGCGCGACGTGACGTGTCGCTGGCCTGGATGTGACAAACCGGTGTGGGGCTGCGATGTGGACCATACGGTGCCGTGGCCCTACGGCCCGACACATCCGTCGAACACCAAGCACTACTGCCGCATTCATCACCTGATCAAGACCTTCTATAGCGGCAGCGGTGGCTGGCGGGAAGAACAATTGCCTGACGGTACAGTCGTTCTCACCGCCCCGACCGGACACCGGTACCGATCCGAACCTCACGGGGCGAGCATGTTCCCGGTGCTGCGCCAACCCACCGGAGTCATCCGAGCCACCGCGCCCCCACCGAACGACAGCGCCGAGCGGATGGCGATGATGCCGCGCCGCAGGCAAACCCGCGAACAGGTGCGTCGTGAACGCATTGACACCGAACGACGGCGACGCAGCGAACTGATCGGCGAAGAGCAACGCCA